From the genome of Aricia agestis chromosome 9, ilAriAges1.1, whole genome shotgun sequence, one region includes:
- the LOC121730666 gene encoding probable ATP-dependent RNA helicase ddx17, which produces MALKLVLVLGYFAVCSSSPVLINDNIFRDGRGFAIGQAQTYGQTGQATGYATVDDNSASAYGSASSEPHDYYGQAVANAEAYNTPYYTSANAAAQNVPSYYIPPPVSVVTYEQSFEVPKEYVNRAESSSVLYGNNAVTSTKTEGQGYAQANGIGSYGITSSNANSFGQGSASSTANNAYGMGMSATRTQGYGSAYSQSQNNLGSASSNSQSNGGASSAYSSNNGDSSLATSNANGFGSASSNAQNYKDYNKNQKKFGWHIGTSYVVPSPKRIQAVSSSYGGSAKSSAYTNKYGNTHTSVNTQGHASANSNSGYGHQYTNSVANSNGYGSAKSSAGNSYGSLNSQASSSGQGYAQSSSQHAGYGYQNPSSANAQTSGLGSASSVVRGVNASYRVAESNANSYGTGSAQAKSHSY; this is translated from the exons ATGGCGCTGAAGTTGGTACTAGTTCTGGGTTACTTCGCGGTGTGCAGCAGCAGTCCTGTACTTATTAACG ATAACATATTTCGTGACGGACGCGGGTTCGCTATTGGACAAGCCCAAACTTACGGTCAGACTGGACAGGCGACTGGGTATGCCACTGTCGACGACAACAGCGCTAGCGCATATGGCAGCGCATCTTCTGAGCCGCATGACTACTACGGACAGGCAGTAGCCAACGCTGAAGCATATAATACACCATACTACACCTCCGCCAATGCTGCGGCTCAAAACGTTCCAAGCTACTACATCCCACCGCCTGTAAGCGTGGTCACTTACGAGCAGAGCTTCGAAGTACCCAAGGAGTATGTTAATAGGGCGGAATCCTCATCTGTATTGTACGGCAACAACGCTGTGACCTCAACGAAAACAGAGGGCCAGGGTTACGCCCAAGCCAATGGCATCGGAAGCTATGGAATCACATCTTCAAATGCGAACTCATTCGGTCAGGGATCAGCTTCGTCTACCGCTAACAATGCCTACGGAATGGGCATGTCAGCAACAAGGACCCAAGGATATGGATCCGCGTACTCTCAGTCACAGAACAACCTCGGATCCGCCTCGTCCAACTCTCAAAGCAACGGCGGTGCTAGCTCCGCGTATTCCTCTAACAACGGGGATTCAAGCTTGGCGACATCTAATGCCAACGGTTTTGGATCTGCCTCATCTAACGCCCAAAATTACAAAGACTACAACAAAAATCAGAAGAAATTTGGTTGGCACATCGGTACGTCCTACGTTGTTCCCTCGCCCAAGCGCATTCAAGCTGTAAGTTCTTCCTACGGAGGATCTGCAAAGTCTAGTGCCTACACGAATAAGTACGGCAACACTCACACGTCGGTCAACACTCAAGGTCACGCCTCTGCCAACTCTAACTCAGGATATGGCCACCAGTATACAAATTCAGTGGCCAACTCAAACGGATACGGTTCAGCCAAGTCATCAGCTGGAAACAGCTACGGTTCCCTCAACTCTCAAGCCAGCAGTTCCGGGCAGGGTTACGCTCAATCTTCTTCCCAACATGCAGGATATGGCTACCAGAACCCTAGTTCTGCTAACGCCCAAACTTCTGGTTTAGGGTCAGCGTCTTCGGTCGTGAGGGGAGTGAATGCGTCTTACAGAGTAGCAGAGTCTAATGCTAACAGCTACGGTACAGGATCCGCTCAAGCCAAGTCCCATAGCTATTAG